One Arthrobacter sp. StoSoilB19 DNA window includes the following coding sequences:
- a CDS encoding MBL fold metallo-hydrolase, whose amino-acid sequence MTSVSGPRLQRSSGLTQFILAPNPGPMSLDGTNSYLVRAPGHSSVVVVDPGPRDETHLNALAGTAAVELILVTHRHADHTAGSARLHELTGAPVRAADPGHCHGGGVPLVHGEVIQAAGLEIVVLATPGHTSDSVCFHLPADGDHGSVLTGDTVLGRGTTVLDYPDGTLGDYLASLDRLEALGPATVLPAHGPVLPSLEAIARDYRTHREERLAQIRAALDRLGQDAAAGEVADAVYSDVEPSVRRAAELSVAAQLSYLRGGGSAGQAAPAGR is encoded by the coding sequence GTGACTTCAGTTTCCGGCCCCCGGCTGCAGCGCAGCTCCGGGCTCACACAGTTCATCCTGGCACCCAACCCCGGCCCCATGAGCCTGGACGGCACCAACTCCTACCTCGTGCGTGCCCCCGGCCATTCCTCCGTGGTGGTCGTGGATCCCGGTCCCCGGGACGAAACGCACCTGAACGCACTGGCCGGGACCGCCGCCGTCGAACTGATTTTGGTGACCCACCGGCACGCGGACCATACGGCGGGTTCCGCCCGCCTGCATGAACTGACGGGCGCGCCGGTCCGGGCGGCGGATCCCGGCCACTGCCACGGCGGGGGAGTGCCGCTGGTCCATGGAGAGGTGATTCAGGCCGCAGGGCTGGAGATCGTCGTCCTGGCCACGCCCGGCCACACCTCAGACTCCGTCTGTTTCCACCTGCCTGCGGACGGGGACCATGGATCGGTGCTGACGGGCGACACCGTCCTTGGCCGCGGCACCACCGTCCTGGATTATCCGGACGGCACGCTGGGCGACTACCTGGCATCCCTGGACCGGCTCGAAGCGCTGGGGCCCGCAACCGTCCTCCCGGCCCACGGCCCGGTGCTGCCCTCCCTTGAAGCCATCGCACGGGACTACCGGACACACCGGGAAGAACGGCTGGCGCAGATCCGCGCCGCGCTGGACCGGCTGGGCCAGGATGCAGCCGCGGGGGAAGTGGCCGACGCCGTCTATTCCGACGTCGAGCCTTCCGTGCGGCGTGCCGCCGAGCTGTCCGTGGCCGCGCAGCTGTCCTACCTGCGCGGCGGCGGCAGCGCGGGCCAGGCGGCACCGGCGGGACGGTAG
- a CDS encoding branched-chain amino acid aminotransferase yields the protein MTQTAHGVEFTRQPSANPKSAEERAAILANPGFGNYFTDHTAIVDYSVDADGNGGWHDARIEPYGPIVLDPSAAVFHYGQEIFEGLKAYRHADGSIWTFRPEANAARLNKSARRLALPELPAEYFLGAIRELVAVDKEWVPSGDGEALYLRPFMIATEAFLGVRAAREVSFRVIASPAGNYFGGELKPVSIWISRQYARAGRGGTGDAKCGGNYAASLIAQQEAEANGCKQVLFLDQANDNAVEELGGMNVFFVMKDGSLVTPALTGTILEGVTRMSVIQVAKDMGREVSERKITLDEWRDGVASGDITEVFACGTAAVITPIGVLKDATEFIGSEDAKAGETTMAIREKLLGIQTGTEPDTHGWLTRLA from the coding sequence ATGACCCAGACCGCCCATGGCGTCGAATTCACCCGGCAGCCTTCGGCCAACCCGAAGTCCGCCGAAGAGCGTGCAGCCATCCTGGCAAACCCGGGATTCGGCAACTACTTCACCGACCACACCGCCATCGTGGACTACAGCGTGGACGCGGACGGCAACGGCGGCTGGCACGATGCCCGGATCGAACCCTACGGTCCGATCGTCCTGGATCCTTCCGCCGCCGTCTTCCACTACGGCCAGGAGATCTTCGAAGGGTTGAAGGCCTACCGCCACGCGGACGGGTCCATCTGGACCTTCCGCCCGGAGGCGAACGCGGCGCGGCTGAACAAATCCGCCCGCCGGCTGGCCCTTCCGGAACTGCCGGCCGAATACTTCCTCGGCGCCATCCGCGAACTGGTGGCAGTGGACAAGGAGTGGGTCCCCTCCGGCGACGGCGAGGCCCTGTACCTGCGGCCGTTCATGATCGCCACCGAGGCCTTCCTGGGCGTCCGCGCCGCCCGCGAGGTGTCCTTCCGGGTGATCGCCTCGCCTGCCGGCAACTACTTCGGCGGCGAGCTCAAGCCCGTGTCCATCTGGATCTCCCGGCAGTATGCCCGCGCCGGCCGTGGCGGCACCGGCGACGCCAAGTGCGGCGGCAACTACGCGGCTTCGCTGATCGCGCAGCAGGAGGCCGAGGCCAACGGGTGCAAGCAGGTCCTGTTCCTTGACCAGGCCAACGACAACGCCGTGGAAGAACTGGGCGGCATGAACGTGTTCTTCGTCATGAAGGACGGCTCGCTGGTAACGCCCGCGCTCACCGGGACCATCCTGGAAGGCGTCACCCGGATGTCCGTCATCCAGGTGGCCAAGGACATGGGCCGCGAGGTTTCCGAGCGGAAGATCACCCTTGACGAGTGGCGTGACGGCGTGGCCTCCGGTGACATCACCGAAGTGTTCGCCTGCGGCACGGCAGCCGTCATCACTCCCATCGGAGTCCTCAAGGACGCCACCGAGTTCATCGGTTCCGAGGACGCCAAGGCGGGGGAGACCACCATGGCCATCCGCGAAAAGCTCTTGGGCATCCAGACGGGCACGGAGCCGGACACCCACGGCTGGCTGACCCGCCTGGCATAG